A genomic segment from Chloroflexota bacterium encodes:
- a CDS encoding ABC transporter ATP-binding protein yields the protein MTEEQAPVAAPESEALTDEDVILELNDVRTYFELDEGTLKAVDGVSFAVRRNETLGIVGESGCGKSVTGQSILRIVPKPGETEGNIWLRRNGETVDLASLHPSGREIRDVRGRDIAMIFQEPMTAFSPVHSVGNQIMEAILVHENVSKQAARERAIEVLSQVGIPEAERRVDALPHELSGGMRQRAMIAMALVLRPKLLIADEPTTALDVTIQAQILRLMQDLQKEMGMSIMFITHNLGVIANMADQMIVMYLGRVVEQGSVETIFGEPQHPYTQALMESIPRIGLTRGERLSSIAGTVPVPLNPPAECGFASRCPKFIPGRCDADVPAMIETSPGHHVRCVLYE from the coding sequence ATGACAGAAGAACAAGCACCCGTCGCCGCGCCCGAATCAGAGGCGCTCACGGACGAAGACGTCATCCTCGAGTTGAACGACGTCCGAACGTACTTCGAGCTGGATGAAGGAACGCTGAAGGCCGTTGACGGCGTCTCGTTCGCCGTTCGGCGCAACGAAACGCTCGGAATCGTCGGCGAGTCCGGCTGTGGTAAGAGCGTGACGGGTCAATCGATTCTCCGGATCGTGCCCAAGCCCGGCGAAACCGAAGGCAACATCTGGTTGCGGCGCAACGGCGAAACCGTTGATCTCGCGTCGCTCCATCCATCCGGCCGGGAGATTCGTGACGTTCGCGGGCGCGACATCGCCATGATCTTCCAGGAGCCGATGACGGCCTTCTCGCCCGTCCACAGCGTTGGCAACCAGATCATGGAAGCCATCCTGGTGCACGAGAACGTTTCGAAGCAGGCTGCCCGCGAGCGTGCCATCGAGGTCCTGAGCCAGGTGGGCATTCCGGAAGCCGAACGGCGGGTCGACGCGCTGCCGCACGAGCTTTCCGGCGGAATGCGACAGCGAGCCATGATCGCCATGGCGCTGGTGCTGCGACCCAAGCTGCTGATTGCCGACGAGCCCACGACCGCGCTGGACGTGACGATCCAGGCCCAGATTCTCCGCCTGATGCAGGACCTGCAGAAGGAAATGGGCATGTCGATCATGTTCATCACGCACAACCTTGGCGTGATCGCGAACATGGCCGACCAGATGATCGTGATGTACCTCGGGCGCGTCGTCGAGCAGGGCTCGGTCGAAACCATCTTCGGCGAACCGCAGCACCCATACACGCAGGCCCTCATGGAGTCGATCCCACGCATCGGCTTGACGCGGGGCGAGCGGCTGAGCTCGATCGCCGGCACGGTGCCGGTGCCGCTGAATCCGCCGGCGGAATGCGGCTTTGCCTCTCGCTGCCCCAAATTCATCCCCGGCCGCTGCGACGCCGACGTGCCAGCAATGATCGAGACGTCGCCGGGCCACCACGTACGGTGTGTGCTCTATGAGTAG
- a CDS encoding ABC transporter permease gives MRAYLVRRFLFMVVGWWLLSVVVFIVIQLPPGDFLTNYIAGQEQAGTFLEREEIESLKLYYGLDRTPIEQYFYWAGRFVVGDLGRSFGSWRAAEQPVTKILAEVLPFTVILSTLALIFTFAVAIPIGIYSATHQYRPGDYFFTAVGFIGLAVPNFMLALLLMYLLFKYFDITAGGLFSPEYALADWSVEKVIDMLQHLIVPVVVLGTAGTASTMRVMRGVLLDELGKQYVITARARGVSERKLLFKYPVRLALNPIVSSTAYILPGIFGGNAIVAIVLSLPMTGPVLLTALRAQDMFLAGSIVMVEGALVIFGTFLSDILLALVDPRIRQERAVAA, from the coding sequence ATGAGGGCATATCTGGTCCGACGGTTCCTATTCATGGTCGTCGGATGGTGGCTGTTGAGCGTCGTGGTCTTTATCGTCATCCAGCTTCCGCCGGGCGACTTCCTCACTAACTACATCGCCGGCCAGGAGCAGGCCGGCACGTTCCTCGAGCGCGAGGAAATCGAGTCTCTCAAGCTCTACTACGGCCTCGACCGCACACCCATCGAGCAGTATTTCTACTGGGCCGGCCGCTTTGTGGTCGGCGACCTGGGCCGCTCATTCGGCAGCTGGCGCGCCGCCGAGCAGCCGGTGACGAAGATTCTGGCCGAGGTCCTGCCCTTCACGGTCATCCTGTCCACGCTGGCGCTGATCTTCACCTTTGCGGTGGCCATCCCGATCGGCATCTACTCGGCCACGCATCAGTATCGGCCCGGCGACTACTTCTTCACCGCCGTGGGCTTCATCGGCTTAGCGGTTCCAAACTTCATGCTGGCATTGCTCTTGATGTACCTGCTGTTCAAGTATTTCGACATCACGGCTGGCGGCCTGTTTTCGCCCGAGTATGCGCTGGCTGATTGGTCGGTCGAGAAAGTCATCGACATGCTCCAGCACCTCATCGTGCCTGTGGTAGTGCTCGGCACTGCCGGCACTGCCAGCACCATGCGGGTGATGCGGGGCGTGCTGCTCGACGAGCTTGGCAAGCAGTACGTGATCACCGCCCGCGCGCGCGGCGTGTCCGAGCGCAAGCTGCTCTTCAAGTACCCGGTGCGTCTGGCGCTCAACCCCATCGTGAGCAGCACTGCTTACATCCTGCCGGGCATCTTCGGCGGCAATGCCATCGTCGCCATCGTCCTGAGTTTGCCAATGACCGGGCCCGTGCTGCTGACGGCGCTGCGGGCCCAGGACATGTTCCTGGCCGGCAGCATCGTCATGGTTGAAGGGGCCCTCGTGATCTTTGGAACATTCCTTTCCGACATCCTATTGGCGCTGGTGGATCCGCGGATTCGCCAAGAGCGTGCCGTGGCGGCCTAG
- a CDS encoding ABC transporter permease: MATTSLEPTTGSGVSVREFTEEEQYYVASQWQLMWRKFRRHRLGYASGVLLLLGYFFAITYDFWIPYDFTDRHDKLSSPPTRIHVIDASGTWQMPFVYGTQALVDPQSFKRTFVEDPELVHPIGLFTQGAPYKFWGLFEWDRHFFGVEETTIHLFGTDELGRDVFSRTLSAARISLSIGLVGVILSFVLGVIIGGISGYFGGTVDLLIQRFIEFVISVPTIPLWMSLSAAVPITWSPLQTYFAITIVLSVVGWAGLARVVRGKILELRENDYVMAARVAGAGNMRVLFDHLVPGFMSYLIVHLTLQVPSMILAETTLSFLRLGIRAPAVSWGTLMQDAQNVSVIAVFPWLMIPGLFVIIAVFLFNFLGDGLRDAADPYR, translated from the coding sequence ATGGCTACAACTTCACTCGAACCCACCACCGGATCCGGCGTCTCAGTCCGTGAGTTCACCGAGGAAGAGCAGTATTACGTCGCCTCGCAGTGGCAGCTCATGTGGCGGAAGTTCCGCCGCCACCGCCTGGGCTACGCCAGCGGCGTCCTGCTGCTCCTTGGCTACTTCTTTGCCATCACCTACGACTTCTGGATCCCCTACGACTTCACAGATCGGCACGACAAGCTGTCCTCGCCGCCGACTCGAATTCATGTGATCGACGCCAGCGGGACTTGGCAAATGCCGTTCGTGTACGGCACCCAGGCCCTTGTCGATCCGCAGTCGTTCAAACGGACGTTTGTAGAGGACCCCGAGCTCGTCCACCCCATCGGCCTTTTCACCCAAGGCGCGCCCTACAAGTTCTGGGGCCTGTTTGAATGGGACCGGCATTTCTTCGGCGTCGAGGAGACGACCATCCACCTCTTCGGCACCGATGAGCTGGGACGCGATGTCTTCTCGCGCACCCTTTCCGCGGCCCGCATCAGCCTTTCAATCGGACTGGTGGGCGTGATCCTCAGCTTTGTGCTGGGAGTCATCATCGGTGGAATCTCGGGCTATTTCGGCGGCACGGTTGACCTGCTGATCCAGCGGTTCATCGAGTTTGTAATTTCGGTCCCCACAATTCCGCTCTGGATGTCACTGAGCGCCGCGGTGCCCATCACTTGGTCGCCGCTGCAGACCTACTTCGCCATCACCATCGTGCTCTCGGTGGTCGGTTGGGCCGGCTTGGCCCGCGTCGTGCGCGGCAAGATCCTCGAGCTGCGCGAGAACGACTATGTAATGGCAGCCCGGGTAGCCGGCGCCGGCAACATGCGCGTGCTATTCGACCACTTGGTGCCCGGCTTCATGAGCTACTTGATCGTGCACCTCACGCTGCAAGTGCCGAGCATGATCCTGGCTGAAACGACACTGAGCTTCCTGCGCCTGGGCATCCGCGCTCCCGCCGTGAGTTGGGGCACGCTCATGCAGGACGCGCAAAACGTAAGCGTGATCGCGGTCTTCCCCTGGCTGATGATTCCGGGGCTCTTCGTAATCATCGCGGTGTTCCTCTTCAACTTCCTGGGCGACGGCCTGCGGGACGCCGCAGACCCGTACCGATAG
- a CDS encoding ABC transporter substrate-binding protein, translating into MLAVTAGAAAVGVLAACGEAEEVAEATAAPATPAPTAAPTAAPTAAMTEAPTAAPTEAPAEVMAMPEHDRNTGMTYELGKDYKEAPALADMVAAGELPPVEERLPDEPLIWQPWEAIGNYGGRTNWASVAISVDIGNANRTDAVAYNMEGTALVNDAVKSHHVSSDGTTVVYELRKGHKWSDGAPFTSANFQWHFDNYMVNEELSPSGPGPKINGKPPKVETPDELTVEISYPDPVPILLDRLGRGGSERGFYLSSHYMEQYHADFNADAPKMATDEGFDDWTQLFKAKMRWGAHQTWFTEHAVNRPVLAPWTLTAHSADRASLDRNPYYHIVDTEGNQLPYVDGLNYELLSDKEVYQIRITAGSLDFGQFELDFNNMPLYRDNEGSGNYRTLISKALRSSALALQPNWTYKDAAVAEIFQELDFRIALSVAIDRDAINDAVFFGLATPFQGTILPSYTFYEDHWGTIHTEFDPAKANELLDGIGLDQRDGEGWRLRPDGERLTLIFEIGDQEGPKDAIAELVAENWRDVGLDTQWNQMERPLYEERLDQLTEIMIGTEHTEAAGYFTRWVPWVWGYKGKRAVWAGGWTRWFATDGAEGAEPPAEIKANADLKFAWQLAAPGTAEYDDLGRQYFGWQAEQLTVIGTVGLAPQPVIINNRVKNFPDDEENLWFGAGANFTKPYRAFQWFIPDA; encoded by the coding sequence ATGCTCGCCGTCACGGCCGGAGCCGCCGCAGTTGGCGTCCTGGCCGCTTGTGGTGAGGCCGAAGAGGTAGCCGAGGCGACCGCGGCGCCGGCAACGCCGGCTCCGACTGCCGCGCCCACAGCCGCCCCGACTGCCGCCATGACCGAGGCGCCGACGGCCGCTCCGACGGAGGCCCCGGCCGAAGTCATGGCGATGCCCGAGCACGACCGAAACACGGGCATGACGTATGAACTCGGCAAGGACTACAAGGAAGCGCCGGCGCTGGCCGACATGGTTGCCGCAGGCGAGCTTCCGCCGGTTGAAGAGCGCCTGCCCGACGAGCCGCTGATCTGGCAGCCGTGGGAAGCGATCGGCAACTACGGTGGCCGCACCAACTGGGCCAGCGTGGCGATTTCGGTGGACATTGGCAACGCCAACCGCACCGACGCCGTGGCCTACAACATGGAGGGCACCGCGCTGGTCAACGACGCCGTCAAGAGCCACCACGTGAGCTCCGACGGCACCACCGTTGTCTACGAGTTGCGCAAGGGCCACAAGTGGTCGGACGGGGCGCCGTTCACGTCCGCCAACTTCCAGTGGCACTTCGACAACTACATGGTGAATGAAGAGCTTTCGCCGTCCGGCCCGGGCCCGAAGATCAACGGCAAGCCGCCGAAGGTCGAGACGCCCGACGAGCTGACGGTGGAGATCTCCTATCCGGACCCCGTGCCGATCCTGCTGGACCGGCTGGGCCGTGGTGGTAGCGAGCGCGGGTTCTACCTGTCCTCGCACTACATGGAGCAGTACCACGCGGACTTCAACGCGGACGCCCCGAAGATGGCGACCGACGAGGGGTTCGACGACTGGACGCAGCTCTTCAAGGCCAAGATGCGCTGGGGCGCGCACCAGACCTGGTTTACCGAGCATGCGGTGAACCGCCCGGTGCTGGCGCCGTGGACGCTGACGGCCCACTCGGCGGACCGCGCGTCGCTCGACCGCAACCCGTACTACCACATCGTCGACACCGAGGGGAACCAGCTTCCCTACGTGGACGGTCTGAACTACGAGTTGCTGTCGGACAAAGAGGTCTACCAGATCCGCATTACGGCGGGATCGTTGGACTTCGGGCAGTTCGAGCTCGACTTCAACAACATGCCGCTGTACCGCGACAACGAGGGCTCGGGCAACTATCGGACGCTGATCAGCAAGGCGCTCCGAAGCTCGGCCTTGGCGCTCCAGCCCAACTGGACGTACAAGGACGCGGCGGTTGCCGAGATCTTCCAGGAGCTCGACTTCCGCATCGCGCTGTCAGTGGCCATCGACCGTGACGCCATCAACGACGCGGTGTTCTTCGGTCTGGCAACGCCGTTCCAGGGGACCATCCTCCCGAGCTACACGTTCTACGAGGACCACTGGGGCACGATCCACACCGAGTTCGACCCGGCCAAGGCCAACGAGCTGCTCGATGGCATCGGCCTCGACCAGCGCGACGGCGAAGGCTGGCGACTGCGACCGGACGGTGAGCGCCTGACGCTGATCTTCGAGATCGGTGACCAGGAAGGCCCGAAGGACGCGATCGCCGAGCTGGTGGCCGAGAACTGGCGTGACGTCGGTCTCGACACCCAGTGGAACCAGATGGAGCGCCCGCTGTACGAGGAGCGCTTGGACCAGCTCACCGAGATCATGATCGGGACCGAGCACACGGAAGCCGCCGGGTACTTCACCCGCTGGGTCCCGTGGGTCTGGGGCTACAAGGGCAAGCGAGCCGTCTGGGCCGGCGGTTGGACGCGATGGTTCGCCACCGACGGCGCCGAGGGCGCGGAGCCGCCGGCGGAGATCAAGGCCAACGCCGACCTGAAGTTCGCCTGGCAGCTGGCTGCGCCCGGCACTGCGGAGTACGACGACCTCGGTCGGCAGTACTTCGGGTGGCAGGCGGAGCAGTTGACGGTGATCGGCACCGTGGGGCTTGCCCCGCAGCCGGTGATCATCAACAACCGGGTGAAGAACTTCCCGGACGACGAGGAGAACCTGTGGTTCGGCGCTGGGGCCAACTTCACGAAGCCCTATCGCGCGTTCCAGTGGTTCATCCCGGACGCATAG
- a CDS encoding ATP-binding cassette domain-containing protein, whose protein sequence is MSTETSNGQAANTILEIEGLKKYFPIEKGLLRRVVGYVRAVDDVSLSIAEGKTLGLVGESGCGKTTLGRCVVRAIEPTDGSVRMHVDNQDTELTELGSRELREYRRNLQMVFQDPYSSLDPRKTVLDIVGEPLRIHNVARGRELETRVSELLEVVGLDIRYLKRYPHAFSGGQRQRIGIARALALNPKVIICDEAVSALDVSVQAQIINLLEELQEEFGIAYLFIAHDLSVVEHISDEVAVMYVGKVVEHASTEELFSNPKHPYTEALMSAVPLPDPKRKLEEITLEGEVADPADPPSGCYFHPRCRYAQDRCREETPELRVVGEGHESACHFAEELDLRGVTA, encoded by the coding sequence ATGTCGACTGAGACATCCAACGGGCAGGCCGCCAACACCATTCTCGAGATCGAGGGGCTCAAGAAGTACTTCCCTATCGAGAAGGGACTGCTGCGGCGGGTCGTTGGCTACGTCCGGGCCGTTGACGACGTCAGCCTTTCGATCGCCGAGGGGAAAACGCTCGGGCTCGTCGGCGAATCGGGCTGCGGCAAGACCACGCTCGGCCGTTGCGTGGTCCGCGCCATCGAGCCAACCGACGGCAGCGTTCGCATGCATGTCGACAACCAAGACACCGAGCTGACGGAGTTGGGCTCGCGCGAGTTGCGCGAGTACCGTCGCAACCTGCAAATGGTCTTCCAAGACCCGTATTCCAGCCTCGACCCTCGAAAGACCGTGCTGGACATCGTGGGCGAGCCGCTGCGGATTCACAACGTGGCGCGAGGCCGTGAGCTCGAGACTCGGGTCAGCGAGCTACTCGAGGTCGTAGGCCTCGACATCCGCTACCTCAAGCGATATCCACACGCGTTCAGTGGCGGGCAGCGTCAGCGCATCGGCATCGCGCGCGCCCTGGCCTTGAACCCGAAGGTCATCATCTGCGACGAAGCCGTCTCGGCGCTGGACGTCTCGGTCCAGGCGCAGATCATCAACCTGTTGGAAGAGTTGCAGGAAGAGTTCGGCATTGCCTATCTGTTCATCGCGCATGACCTGAGCGTCGTCGAGCACATCTCCGATGAGGTCGCCGTGATGTACGTCGGGAAGGTCGTCGAGCACGCTTCTACGGAAGAGCTCTTCAGCAACCCGAAGCATCCCTACACCGAGGCCCTCATGTCCGCGGTGCCTCTACCCGACCCCAAGCGGAAGCTGGAAGAGATTACGCTTGAGGGCGAGGTGGCCGACCCGGCGGACCCGCCGAGCGGATGCTACTTCCACCCGCGCTGCCGCTACGCCCAGGACCGGTGCCGCGAGGAAACCCCGGAATTGCGCGTGGTTGGCGAAGGGCATGAATCCGCCTGTCACTTTGCCGAGGAGCTCGATCTTCGCGGCGTAACCGCTTGA